From a region of the Candidatus Jettenia caeni genome:
- a CDS encoding chromosome segregation ATPase, with protein sequence MRSIALTNQKGGVAKTTTTVNLGAGLAHMGKRVLLVDLDPQGNLSSWLGLDIHNLERSMYNVFLEEVYFEEILTKTCIENMTLAPANVALAGVERILAHEKGRDLILRKRMLPVVDNYDYILLDCPPSLGLITINALTFVREIFIPVETKVLALNGLITLVNTVQVVKERLNHNLEVTGIIACRFDGRTNLSNEVYNQIKERFKEKVFHSVIRENIRLAECPISGKPITLYAPDSPGAIDYTNLAEEVVQQEKKT encoded by the coding sequence ATGCGAAGTATTGCACTAACAAATCAAAAAGGTGGTGTAGCGAAAACAACGACCACGGTAAACCTCGGTGCCGGCCTTGCCCATATGGGCAAACGAGTACTTTTGGTTGATCTTGATCCGCAGGGAAATCTGAGTTCGTGGTTAGGGCTGGACATCCATAATCTTGAACGGTCTATGTACAATGTGTTTTTGGAAGAAGTCTATTTTGAAGAGATCCTCACAAAGACCTGTATTGAAAACATGACCCTTGCGCCTGCCAATGTCGCATTGGCAGGTGTTGAAAGAATCCTTGCCCATGAGAAAGGGAGGGATCTTATTCTCCGTAAACGAATGCTTCCCGTGGTAGATAACTATGATTATATCCTCCTGGATTGTCCTCCTTCATTGGGATTGATTACGATCAATGCGCTCACCTTTGTCAGAGAGATCTTTATACCGGTGGAAACAAAGGTGCTGGCTTTGAATGGTCTTATAACGTTAGTAAATACCGTTCAGGTGGTAAAGGAACGGTTAAATCACAACCTGGAAGTAACCGGCATCATTGCCTGCCGGTTCGATGGCCGTACAAACCTCAGCAATGAGGTGTATAATCAGATTAAAGAACGTTTTAAAGAAAAGGTGTTTCACTCCGTTATCAGGGAAAATATCCGCCTGGCAGAATGTCCTATATCGGGAAAACCTATTACCCTCTATGCACCCGATAGCCCCGGCGCGATAGATTATACAAATCTGGCAGAAGAAGTAGTACAGCAGGAAAAGAAAACCTAG
- a CDS encoding methylesterase, producing MPGNDIIVIGASAGGVEALTELVGNLPQGIPAALLVVLHISPTAPSLLPEILNRAGSIPAMAAVHDDVIRQGHIYVAPSNHHLLLTEGGVIRLTHGPKENRHRPAIDPLFRSAAYTYGPRVAGVVLTGTLDDGTAGSLVIKSAGGVIAVQDPHEALFPDMPQSVLENMDVDYCLPLSRIAPLLVSLATKPIEKKALYPAPEKVMIETNISHLAESTEEVMDKLGKPSTFTCPECQGTLWEIQDEKLIRFRCRVGHAFSPHSMLAEQSEKVESALWAALRSLEENANLYRRMVERERGLNNNLLAARFEENLKDTEYHIKTIRHILLKKEKPVFQEKGKIPHASS from the coding sequence TTGCCAGGAAATGATATCATAGTAATTGGAGCTTCTGCAGGCGGGGTGGAGGCACTGACGGAATTAGTGGGCAATTTACCACAAGGGATACCTGCCGCTCTGTTAGTAGTTCTTCATATAAGTCCTACAGCCCCCAGTTTGTTACCGGAAATCCTTAACCGGGCCGGGAGCATTCCCGCTATGGCTGCTGTACACGATGATGTAATCCGGCAAGGACATATATATGTAGCACCATCAAATCATCATCTCCTTCTTACGGAGGGTGGTGTTATCCGTCTTACCCATGGTCCAAAGGAAAACCGGCATCGACCAGCCATAGACCCTCTCTTTCGTTCAGCCGCCTATACCTACGGACCGAGGGTAGCCGGAGTCGTCCTCACGGGTACCCTTGATGACGGGACGGCGGGTTCACTCGTTATAAAATCCGCTGGCGGCGTAATTGCTGTACAAGACCCTCATGAGGCATTATTTCCTGACATGCCGCAGAGTGTACTGGAGAATATGGATGTAGATTATTGTCTGCCGTTATCTCGAATAGCACCTCTGTTAGTCAGTTTAGCAACTAAGCCAATAGAAAAGAAGGCGCTGTACCCTGCTCCTGAGAAAGTAATGATCGAAACCAATATCTCACATTTGGCAGAAAGTACGGAGGAAGTTATGGATAAACTTGGAAAACCATCGACCTTTACCTGTCCTGAATGTCAGGGGACTCTCTGGGAGATACAGGATGAAAAACTCATACGATTCCGATGCCGGGTAGGACATGCCTTTTCTCCTCATAGTATGCTGGCAGAACAATCGGAAAAGGTGGAATCAGCACTGTGGGCAGCATTACGTTCTCTTGAGGAGAATGCCAATCTCTACCGGCGAATGGTGGAACGGGAACGAGGCCTCAATAACAACCTGCTGGCAGCACGGTTTGAGGAAAATTTAAAAGATACCGAATATCACATAAAGACGATCCGGCACATACTGCTGAAAAAAGAGAAGCCAGTATTTCAGGAAAAGGGTAAAATCCCACATGCATCAAGCTAA
- a CDS encoding MCP methyltransferase/methylesterase, with protein MEKKKKKGIGSQGKTDSTKGYKGHVRSDQEKKPARKKLERKASLPVPEEENFEQNKMNTSFPIVGIGASAGGLEAFEQFFMHMPSNSGAAYVVVQHLDPTHSSIMADLLKRFTSMRVVEVEDGMHVDPNRVYVIPPNKDMIIQNGILKLTVPIEPHGLRMPIDLFLRSLAGDCGERAICIILSGSGTDGTLGLKAINEAGGLSLVQSPATAKYDSMPKSAIKTGIADYILPLEKISEQLVSCIKHFHPKKMKKLSMTHVISPGAIQKILLLLKKKTGNDFSAYKKNTIYRRIERRMKLHDIEDVANYVRYLEDHPDEVQLLFKELLIVVTSFFRDADAFDVLKKKILPGILEDRPENYTIRVWVPGCATGEEVYSIAIVLREYMDELDREFKVQIFGTDIDESAINVARNGSYPSNIALDVTPRRLRRFFITEDNYYRIKKEIRESVVFAVHNVINDPPFTKMDLISCRNLLIYLDNDLQNKVIPLFQYSLKPGGILFLGPSESIGGFVNLLAVLDKKWKFFKSKGTTLATHEISFTERDDAHAIANLEKGINTEESKRIRETNIEELAHKVLMESFAPPCVIVNAKGDILYIHGRTGNYLEPAHGEANLNIIDMAREGIRYELHSAIHNAFKQKKAILYEKLRVKTNGDVKTVNLTVKPVTEAKTKQPLLVVIFTDTPANQAEVKKGKGKSLDAHGRRIEILEWELKYTKDDLQATIAELQASNEELKSLNEEMQSTNEELQSTNEELETSKEELQSVNEELITVNSELQSKIELLSRSENDMKNLLDSIKLGTIFLDSNLFIKRFTVEATKVFNLIPSDIGRPIGHIVSNLEYENLTADVHLVLDKLVTKEIEVQTKDNHWYLMRIMPYRTQENVIDGVVVTFTDIDQIKRTEDSLRKLNVNIENARKLAEGIIETTRESFIVLDSSLRVVMVNQSFCKMFHVSEDETTGKYLYDLGNNQWNISGLRKLLEDILPKNTSFEGYEIVCNFPQMGKRTLLLNARRIIYKGEKPELILLSFEDVTDQKQSKGSGIKS; from the coding sequence ATGGAAAAAAAGAAAAAAAAGGGCATTGGTTCTCAGGGAAAAACGGATAGTACGAAGGGATACAAAGGACATGTCCGTTCTGATCAGGAAAAGAAACCTGCCAGGAAGAAGCTGGAAAGAAAGGCATCTCTCCCTGTTCCGGAAGAAGAAAATTTTGAACAGAACAAGATGAATACCTCCTTTCCTATTGTCGGGATCGGTGCCTCTGCCGGTGGATTAGAGGCTTTTGAGCAATTTTTCATGCATATGCCATCAAATAGTGGGGCGGCATATGTTGTAGTTCAGCACCTCGATCCGACCCATAGCAGCATTATGGCGGATCTCCTCAAAAGATTTACGAGTATGAGGGTTGTTGAGGTAGAAGACGGGATGCACGTTGATCCTAACCGGGTCTATGTAATCCCTCCCAATAAGGATATGATTATCCAGAACGGGATTCTTAAACTCACGGTACCGATAGAGCCGCATGGTTTGAGGATGCCGATCGATCTCTTCCTCCGTTCTCTGGCGGGTGATTGTGGAGAACGGGCTATTTGTATCATTCTTTCCGGAAGCGGTACGGATGGAACCCTGGGGCTGAAGGCGATTAATGAGGCGGGAGGGTTATCCCTGGTTCAAAGCCCTGCTACAGCGAAATATGATAGCATGCCAAAGAGTGCTATAAAAACCGGTATAGCAGATTACATATTACCCCTAGAAAAAATATCAGAACAATTAGTATCCTGTATTAAGCACTTTCATCCCAAAAAGATGAAGAAGCTCTCCATGACTCACGTAATCTCTCCGGGAGCAATTCAAAAAATACTTCTTCTCTTGAAGAAAAAAACCGGGAATGATTTTTCCGCCTATAAGAAGAATACCATTTACCGGCGGATCGAACGGCGGATGAAGCTTCATGATATTGAAGACGTAGCAAATTATGTCCGATATCTTGAGGACCATCCGGATGAAGTTCAACTGCTTTTTAAGGAGTTGCTGATCGTTGTTACCAGTTTTTTCCGGGATGCAGATGCCTTTGATGTCCTGAAGAAAAAGATATTACCGGGTATTCTTGAAGACAGACCGGAAAATTATACCATCCGGGTATGGGTACCCGGATGTGCAACGGGTGAGGAAGTCTATTCTATTGCTATAGTCCTTCGGGAATATATGGATGAACTTGACCGGGAATTCAAGGTCCAGATCTTCGGTACCGATATTGATGAAAGTGCAATTAATGTTGCACGTAACGGTAGTTACCCCAGCAATATTGCCCTGGATGTAACTCCGAGGCGATTGAGACGGTTTTTTATAACGGAAGATAACTACTATCGGATCAAGAAAGAGATTCGGGAGAGCGTGGTCTTTGCCGTCCATAATGTCATTAATGACCCGCCCTTTACCAAGATGGACCTGATTAGCTGCAGGAATCTCCTGATCTATCTCGATAACGACTTGCAGAATAAAGTAATCCCCCTTTTCCAGTATAGCCTGAAACCGGGCGGTATCCTTTTTCTTGGACCTTCCGAGAGTATTGGCGGGTTTGTAAATCTGCTTGCTGTCCTGGATAAAAAATGGAAGTTTTTTAAAAGTAAGGGGACGACACTTGCGACCCATGAGATATCTTTTACGGAGCGAGACGATGCTCACGCTATCGCAAATCTGGAGAAAGGGATAAATACAGAAGAATCCAAAAGAATCAGGGAAACAAATATTGAGGAGTTAGCCCATAAAGTGCTCATGGAGAGTTTTGCACCTCCCTGTGTTATTGTTAATGCAAAGGGCGATATCCTGTATATTCACGGTCGGACGGGAAACTATTTGGAACCTGCGCATGGAGAAGCGAATTTAAACATTATTGATATGGCACGGGAAGGCATTCGGTATGAGTTACACTCTGCCATCCATAATGCCTTTAAACAAAAGAAAGCGATATTGTATGAAAAGTTAAGGGTAAAAACCAATGGCGATGTGAAAACGGTTAACCTGACCGTTAAGCCTGTCACCGAAGCAAAGACGAAACAACCCTTACTGGTGGTAATCTTTACAGATACACCCGCTAATCAGGCAGAGGTAAAAAAAGGAAAAGGAAAATCCCTAGATGCTCATGGCAGACGGATCGAGATACTGGAATGGGAGTTAAAATACACGAAAGATGATCTTCAGGCTACCATTGCAGAACTCCAGGCATCGAATGAAGAGCTGAAATCCCTCAACGAGGAAATGCAATCCACCAATGAGGAATTACAAAGCACCAATGAGGAACTGGAAACATCCAAAGAAGAACTCCAGTCGGTGAATGAGGAACTTATTACCGTGAATTCCGAATTGCAATCCAAAATTGAGCTGCTCTCCCGGAGTGAAAATGATATGAAGAATCTGCTGGATAGCATAAAATTAGGCACGATTTTCCTGGATAGCAATCTATTCATCAAACGGTTTACGGTCGAGGCTACCAAGGTGTTTAATCTGATCCCGTCTGATATCGGGCGCCCGATTGGTCATATTGTATCAAATCTGGAGTATGAGAATCTGACGGCAGATGTGCACCTGGTACTCGATAAACTGGTTACGAAAGAGATTGAAGTACAGACAAAGGATAATCATTGGTACCTGATGCGGATCATGCCGTACAGAACACAGGAAAATGTAATCGATGGTGTTGTAGTTACTTTTACGGATATAGATCAGATTAAAAGGACGGAAGATAGTCTGAGAAAATTGAATGTGAATATTGAGAATGCCCGTAAGCTTGCCGAAGGTATCATTGAGACAACGCGTGAGTCTTTTATTGTACTCGATTCCAGCCTGCGTGTAGTAATGGTAAACCAGTCCTTTTGTAAAATGTTTCACGTGAGTGAAGATGAAACTACGGGAAAGTATCTTTACGATCTGGGGAATAATCAGTGGAATATATCGGGACTCAGAAAGCTCCTGGAAGATATTTTGCCGAAGAATACCTCCTTTGAAGGTTATGAGATAGTCTGTAATTTTCCTCAAATGGGAAAAAGAACCCTATTATTGAATGCCCGCAGGATTATCTATAAAGGGGAAAAACCAGAACTGATTCTCCTCTCCTTTGAGGATGTTACAGATCAGAAACAGTCAAAAGGTTCAGGAATAAAATCGTAA
- a CDS encoding two-component sensor kinase, with translation MVLHLSGLRCFEFILGVREIPNGFSLVQSGTIEPAKKRRDQKAKGSKSEGIKKRRDQKAKVTNILTYMNKKKSQKKEDNSLRRRAEEILEEKDTELQKIPSRDIKKLIHELQVYQIELEMQNEELRKAQSRIEESRSKYVDLYDFAPVGYCTMDRNGVIVEANLTLSSLLSVERKLLLRNPFSLFVAKGFKSYFYRHLQEVFLNGNKHMCELNMMGKDGTPYSVFLESIAIKDSKGTEFCRSVISNITDRRQAEEALRISESTYRLLMDSLPQHIFYKDRNFVYQSCNKSLADDLHIKPDEIRGKTDYDLYPAERAMKYRMDDIKLVKSGRTQETEETYIREGKECIIHIVRTPVKDEKGDVMGILSISWDITEKVLLQKEAEHTRHLAALGELAAGVGHEINNPITGIINCAQILLNKSSEGSREKDIAGRIKKEGDRIATIVSRLLMFTWPINQERKSKVKTCDIIKDTLILSEAQLRKEGIHIRVTIPQNLPELHTHPQQLEQVFLNIISNARYALNQKYPETHDNKLLEITGEEITIDDLRYVRITFYDHGTGIPAGIKDKVMTPFFTTKPRGIGTGLGLSISHGIINDHGGKLLIESVEGKFTKVFIILPVIS, from the coding sequence ATGGTCTTACATTTGAGTGGATTAAGATGTTTTGAATTTATATTAGGGGTAAGAGAAATACCAAACGGTTTTTCGCTGGTTCAATCGGGGACGATTGAACCAGCGAAAAAGCGAAGGGATCAAAAAGCGAAGGGATCAAAAAGCGAAGGGATCAAAAAGCGAAGGGATCAAAAAGCGAAAGTTACCAATATCTTAACTTATATGAACAAAAAGAAATCTCAAAAGAAAGAAGATAACAGTCTGCGCCGTCGCGCTGAAGAAATATTGGAAGAGAAAGATACAGAATTACAAAAAATACCGTCACGGGATATTAAAAAACTCATCCATGAGTTGCAAGTATATCAAATTGAACTGGAAATGCAAAATGAAGAACTTCGGAAGGCGCAGTCCAGAATTGAAGAGTCCCGGAGTAAATACGTAGATCTGTACGATTTTGCTCCGGTAGGGTATTGTACGATGGACAGGAATGGGGTAATTGTTGAGGCAAACCTTACCTTGAGTAGTCTCTTGAGTGTTGAAAGAAAGTTATTACTCCGTAATCCTTTTTCTCTGTTTGTTGCAAAGGGGTTTAAGAGTTACTTTTATCGTCATTTGCAAGAGGTTTTTTTAAACGGTAACAAGCATATGTGCGAATTGAATATGATGGGAAAGGATGGCACACCATACTCGGTATTTTTGGAAAGTATTGCGATTAAGGACAGTAAAGGAACGGAGTTCTGTCGGTCGGTCATCAGCAATATTACCGATCGAAGGCAGGCAGAAGAGGCACTGCGTATCAGTGAAAGCACATATCGGTTGCTCATGGATAGTCTTCCCCAGCACATATTTTATAAAGACAGAAATTTTGTTTATCAATCGTGCAATAAAAGTTTAGCAGACGATTTGCATATCAAGCCGGATGAAATCCGGGGGAAAACCGATTATGATCTCTATCCGGCAGAACGTGCAATGAAATATCGTATGGATGATATAAAATTGGTGAAATCAGGAAGGACTCAGGAGACGGAAGAGACCTATATCAGGGAGGGAAAAGAGTGCATCATCCATATCGTGAGGACCCCGGTAAAAGATGAAAAAGGGGATGTTATGGGTATCCTGAGTATTTCCTGGGATATTACCGAAAAAGTTCTCTTGCAGAAAGAGGCTGAGCATACCAGGCACTTAGCGGCATTGGGTGAATTGGCAGCGGGAGTGGGACATGAGATTAATAATCCGATAACCGGGATTATTAATTGTGCCCAGATATTGCTGAATAAGAGCAGTGAAGGGAGCAGGGAAAAGGATATTGCGGGCCGAATTAAAAAAGAAGGTGACCGCATAGCCACGATAGTCAGCCGCCTTCTTATGTTTACCTGGCCTATAAATCAGGAGAGAAAGAGCAAGGTTAAGACCTGTGATATTATAAAAGATACGCTGATTTTATCCGAGGCACAACTACGAAAAGAGGGTATTCACATCCGGGTAACTATTCCTCAAAACCTGCCTGAATTACATACCCACCCCCAGCAGCTCGAACAGGTATTTCTCAATATTATCAGTAATGCCCGATATGCCCTGAACCAAAAATATCCGGAAACCCATGATAATAAACTCCTCGAAATTACGGGTGAAGAGATAACGATAGATGATCTTCGCTACGTCAGGATTACCTTTTACGATCACGGTACGGGTATACCTGCCGGGATAAAAGATAAGGTAATGACCCCCTTTTTTACCACAAAACCGAGAGGTATAGGAACGGGATTAGGGTTGAGCATAAGCCACGGTATCATCAATGACCACGGTGGCAAGCTTCTGATTGAGAGTGTGGAGGGAAAATTTACCAAAGTTTTCATCATCCTTCCGGTGATATCTTAA
- a CDS encoding molybdopterin oxidoreductase, with amino-acid sequence MAIQWKKSVCPYCGIGCGLMVGIEEGKVVNIHGMKEHPVNCGESCTLVHNFAPLFTDRDRLTQPMIRRNGTLLPVTWDDAIMYVAHEFHRIIREYGPGAIAFYGGAAAFNEEYYLINKLMKGYIGTNHVECTSRLCMASTAMGFISTFGADAPPTCYADIEEADLFLIAGMNMAVSLPVIFNRVCAARKAKGARTIVIDPRKTETTAIADVHLQIRPGTDVALNNALAYILLEEGFVHEEEVAHYTTGLDDLKLILKEYSPSRVARITGCTQEQIFKAAHLIGHAKAMLTFWLQGYNQSTQAVFKNNTLHNLSLLTGNFCRPGAGPLSIAGESNSLGSRWMGVQSHLLPGMRFVTNPVHRQEIADFWGIPAEKIQSTPGRSIIDIIKGLHTGEVRALWVMSSNPAASLPYTQWVTEGLEKAEFLVVQDILHPTETTVLADVILAGAQWSEKTVTLVSSERRIELAEKILEPPGMAKPDYEIICLIAGAMGFSKEFSYTSGEEVFEELKEITRGRICDMNGVSYERLRNTIGPQLPCPKTDHPGTARLFSDIRFPRPDGRAALLARDYRKLAETADDDYPFILITGRLASQFNTGTRTRRIKKLTDIEPNNFVEIHSADAQRLGIIEGDEVEMASRRGSIRCIVHIKDHVLESNVYMNLCCGNSPLSEDDKQVNFVCNTVYDAHSKQPELKCCAVKITKVASI; translated from the coding sequence ATGGCGATCCAGTGGAAGAAGTCAGTATGCCCGTATTGCGGTATAGGGTGCGGGTTAATGGTAGGTATTGAAGAGGGAAAGGTCGTTAACATCCACGGAATGAAGGAGCATCCCGTTAACTGTGGCGAATCCTGCACACTTGTGCATAATTTCGCGCCTCTCTTTACTGACAGGGACAGATTGACACAGCCTATGATTCGCCGTAATGGTACCTTACTGCCCGTTACGTGGGATGATGCCATTATGTATGTTGCCCATGAATTTCATCGTATCATTCGGGAATACGGACCAGGTGCAATTGCCTTCTACGGTGGAGCTGCCGCTTTTAATGAAGAATACTATCTCATAAATAAACTCATGAAGGGATATATTGGCACAAATCATGTGGAGTGTACCTCCCGCTTATGTATGGCAAGTACCGCAATGGGATTTATTTCTACCTTCGGCGCTGATGCCCCGCCTACCTGCTATGCCGACATCGAAGAGGCAGACCTGTTTCTTATTGCCGGCATGAATATGGCAGTATCATTGCCTGTTATATTCAACCGTGTGTGCGCTGCGAGGAAAGCCAAAGGCGCCAGGACTATTGTTATTGATCCCCGGAAAACAGAAACTACTGCCATTGCAGATGTCCATCTTCAAATCAGGCCTGGCACTGATGTTGCTCTTAATAATGCCCTGGCCTATATTCTTCTTGAAGAAGGTTTTGTGCACGAAGAGGAGGTAGCGCACTATACCACCGGGCTTGATGATTTAAAATTGATATTAAAAGAATATTCGCCATCGCGCGTTGCCAGGATTACGGGTTGTACACAAGAGCAGATCTTCAAGGCTGCGCATCTCATCGGTCATGCGAAAGCAATGCTAACCTTTTGGCTTCAAGGTTACAACCAGTCAACCCAGGCGGTCTTCAAAAATAATACGTTACACAATTTATCATTATTGACAGGGAATTTTTGTCGTCCCGGGGCTGGCCCATTATCTATTGCGGGCGAGTCAAATAGTTTGGGCAGCCGGTGGATGGGCGTACAGTCGCATCTTTTGCCCGGCATGCGCTTTGTTACCAATCCCGTGCATCGGCAAGAGATCGCTGATTTTTGGGGCATTCCGGCTGAAAAAATTCAATCCACTCCCGGTCGTTCTATTATTGATATTATCAAGGGACTCCATACGGGTGAAGTCCGTGCATTATGGGTTATGTCTTCCAATCCTGCAGCCTCTCTTCCTTATACCCAATGGGTAACTGAAGGGCTTGAGAAGGCAGAGTTTCTGGTCGTTCAGGATATACTTCATCCTACAGAAACAACCGTACTGGCAGACGTAATTCTCGCTGGCGCCCAATGGTCCGAAAAGACCGTTACCCTTGTCTCGTCTGAGCGGCGTATCGAGCTGGCAGAAAAGATTCTTGAGCCGCCGGGAATGGCAAAGCCTGACTATGAGATCATTTGCCTCATCGCAGGGGCTATGGGATTCAGTAAGGAATTTTCTTATACTTCGGGTGAGGAGGTGTTTGAAGAATTGAAGGAGATTACCCGCGGACGTATCTGTGATATGAACGGTGTGAGCTACGAGCGACTCAGGAATACGATAGGTCCGCAGTTGCCTTGTCCCAAAACGGACCATCCGGGTACGGCAAGGTTGTTTTCTGACATTCGGTTTCCGAGGCCGGACGGTCGCGCTGCGCTGCTTGCCCGGGATTATAGGAAACTAGCCGAAACGGCTGATGATGATTATCCTTTTATCCTTATCACTGGTCGCCTTGCCAGTCAATTCAATACCGGTACCCGTACCCGCCGCATTAAAAAGCTTACCGATATTGAACCAAATAATTTTGTGGAGATTCATTCCGCAGATGCTCAACGTCTCGGAATTATTGAAGGGGATGAGGTTGAAATGGCCTCACGTCGGGGTAGTATTCGATGTATTGTCCATATTAAAGACCATGTACTCGAAAGTAATGTCTATATGAATTTATGTTGTGGTAATTCACCTTTGTCCGAAGATGATAAACAAGTCAATTTTGTTTGCAATACGGTTTATGATGCTCATTCCAAACAGCCTGAGCTGAAGTGCTGCGCCGTTAAGATAACGAAAGTTGCATCAATATGA
- a CDS encoding two-component sensor kinase, which produces MIGQDKKKNKELAQHTIKFFEKLLRASSDGIVITDAAHNIIVVNEAFCDFFGRQHREVIETDLFFWLEQLGTSSLKRWAEMESHVHSEGSCHDTEFTLMAHEGIKYLSVNASLMEKVGAEESGTIISIWRDITKQKRIEEELKILNKSLEERIIEKTLALIESNKELREKIAEQKLSEEALRTSESKYRLLLENLPQRIFYKNKDSMYISCNENYAGDIRIKPDEIRGKTDYDFFPKALAEKYRADDKRIMESGKAEEIEEKYVKDGQEYIIHTVKTPMKDEKGAIIGILGIFWDITEKIAMEKEAIRSRHLVSLGELAASVAHEVNNPITGVINYAQILCNKSTEGSKEKDIANRIIREGDRIASIVQSLLSFARISDKKEKKSIISVHEILSDTLILTKAQLRQEGIRIKLDIPQRLPEIVADPQQIQQVFLNAISNARYALNQKYPETHDNKILEVLGEEMTIDNQQCVKITFYDHGTGIPAEIRDKIMDPFFTTKPRGKGTGLGLSISQSIIQDHHGKLTIESIEGEFTKVAIIFPVIVKTG; this is translated from the coding sequence ATGATTGGACAGGATAAAAAAAAGAACAAAGAGCTTGCCCAGCATACCATTAAATTTTTTGAGAAGCTGCTGCGGGCATCAAGTGATGGAATTGTGATTACCGATGCAGCGCATAATATCATTGTTGTCAATGAGGCGTTCTGTGATTTCTTTGGACGGCAACATCGTGAGGTCATCGAAACAGATCTGTTCTTTTGGTTAGAACAACTTGGTACCAGTAGTCTCAAACGCTGGGCTGAAATGGAGAGCCATGTCCATAGTGAAGGCTCATGTCATGATACAGAATTTACCCTGATGGCACACGAGGGGATAAAATACTTAAGTGTCAATGCCTCTCTTATGGAAAAAGTCGGCGCCGAAGAATCTGGTACGATAATTAGTATCTGGCGGGATATTACAAAACAAAAGCGGATTGAAGAAGAGTTAAAAATCCTCAATAAGTCCCTGGAAGAGCGGATAATTGAAAAGACACTGGCGCTGATAGAATCAAACAAAGAACTTCGTGAGAAAATTGCAGAACAGAAATTGTCTGAAGAAGCGCTGCGTACGAGTGAGAGCAAGTATCGGTTGCTTCTGGAGAATCTTCCCCAGAGAATCTTTTATAAAAATAAAGACTCAATGTATATATCCTGTAATGAGAATTATGCCGGGGATATACGCATCAAACCGGATGAAATCCGGGGAAAGACGGATTATGATTTCTTTCCGAAGGCGCTTGCTGAAAAATACCGGGCAGATGACAAGAGAATTATGGAATCAGGGAAAGCTGAGGAGATTGAGGAAAAATACGTCAAAGATGGGCAGGAATATATTATCCATACCGTGAAAACTCCTATGAAAGATGAAAAGGGCGCTATCATCGGCATATTGGGTATCTTCTGGGATATCACGGAAAAGATAGCTATGGAGAAGGAGGCTATACGCTCCAGACATCTGGTATCACTGGGTGAACTGGCGGCAAGTGTTGCTCACGAAGTGAATAATCCCATAACCGGTGTTATCAACTACGCCCAGATACTGTGTAATAAAAGCACTGAGGGAAGCAAGGAAAAAGATATAGCGAACCGGATTATCAGGGAAGGCGACCGTATAGCAAGCATAGTTCAAAGCCTTCTTTCTTTTGCCAGGATCAGTGATAAAAAAGAGAAAAAGAGTATCATCAGTGTTCATGAAATATTATCTGACACCCTTATCCTGACAAAGGCGCAGTTGCGGCAAGAGGGTATCAGAATAAAATTAGATATTCCTCAAAGATTACCTGAAATAGTTGCAGACCCCCAACAAATACAGCAGGTATTTTTGAATGCCATAAGTAATGCACGATATGCCTTAAATCAAAAATATCCGGAGACGCATGACAACAAAATCCTCGAGGTCTTAGGCGAAGAGATGACTATAGATAATCAACAATGTGTAAAAATTACCTTCTATGATCATGGTACGGGTATACCTGCTGAGATACGAGACAAGATAATGGACCCGTTTTTTACCACAAAGCCCCGTGGCAAGGGAACAGGTTTGGGATTAAGCATTAGTCAGAGTATTATACAAGATCATCATGGTAAACTCACCATCGAGAGTATTGAAGGTGAGTTTACCAAAGTTGCAATTATTTTTCCGGTAATAGTGAAAACCGGGTAA